From the genome of Thermaerobacter marianensis DSM 12885:
CGCGGGGAACCAGTGCTGTACCTGGATCGTGTTGGCCACCAGGTTGCGGTGGGTCAGCATGGCCCCCTTGGACCGGCCCGTGGTGCCGCCGGTGTACTGCAGCACGGCCACGTCGTCCCGGGGGTCGATGGCCACCGCCGGCGGCTCGCCGCTCGCGCCGGCCAGCAGCTCCTCGAAGGACCTCGCCTCGGGTCCAGGCTGGACGTGGCCCAGCAGGCGGGCGACCAGGATGTGCTCCAGCGGAAGATCCGGCTGTGCGGCCTGCACCGTGGGATAGACGGCGTCCCCGACGATCAGCACCTTGGCCCCGCTGTCGTGGATCAGGTCGCGCAGCTCCCGCGGCGTGTACAGCGGGTTGACCTGGGCGACGATGGCGCCGAGGCGCAGGGTGGCGTAGTAGCCGATCACGTACTGGGGGCAGTTGGGCAGCATGAGGGCCACCCGGTCGCCCTTCCCGACGCCCAGGGATGCCAGGGCCGCCGCGCAACGGTTGACCTGCGCCCACAGCTCGGCGTATGTCATGCGGACCATGTAGTACCGCAGGGCCGGCAGGTCGGGATGCGCGCGGGCCGTGGTGGCCAGCAGTTCGTACAGGGGCACCTCGGGATATTCCAGATGGGCCGGCACGTTGGCCGGATAGTGCTTGAGCCACGGCTTTCCCGCCATGGTCACTCCCCCTCTCGCGATGTGACGCCCCCCAGTCGGCTCAAGTCCCATATTCGTGCAATGGGGCGTCAACCCTGTTGCGCCGTCGCCGGGTCGCCGCAGCGAAACGGCCCCGCCGGACGAACCGGCCGAGCGGGCCGGCGAGCCGGTGACCCGTGGGTCCCGTCGGCCACGGTAAGGCCTGTCGCCCTGGCCCGTCAGGGCGGGGATGACGCCCCCTGGGGGAGGCGGGCGCGGGCAAGGCCGGCCGGGCTCGCGGCGGGAGACGCCGGCTGGCCGGGCCGGGCGGCTCGGTGGGGCCGCAGCCGGATCGGGGGAGCCGGCCCGGGCCTAGCCGGCCGGGGGCATGGCGCCGCCTCCGGTCGCCGCCGGGCCGCGTTCGTCCGACCGGGGCCGGAGGATGGCTAGCGGGGCCTGCTGGTCCGTGTTGCCCCACGGGTTCGAGCGCATGACCACGAGCACCGCCTGGCGGTCGACGCCTGGGCTTGCCCCCACCACCTCCGCCTTGCCGAGGTCGTTGGCGTCGACGATGCAGGCGCCGATGCCCGGTCCCAGGGCCCGCGCCAGGCTCGCGGCCACGCCGTCGGGGTCGGCCGGTGGCAAGACGATGTGCTTGTCGAAGGGGGCCAGGGTGCCCATGACGTCGTCGATCACCCGGGCGTAGTAGCCGGCGATGCGGTAGAAGTCGCCGCTGCGGCGCAGCAGGAGCCGGCTGGCGCCCCCCACCAGGAAGGCCAGCGCCACCCGCCACCGGCCGGTGTGCTCGATCACCGCCTGCAGCGAGTAGGGCGACGAGCAGCTCCCCTCCTGGTCGATGAACCGGCACACCAGGCGGGCCAGGGTGCCGGGACGGAGCTGCTCGGGCCGCAGCAGGCGGCCCTGGGTGATGGACACGATCTTGGTCGAGACCGCCACCACGTCGCCCGGCTGCAGCCGGCCGCGGGTGTAGCGGGCGACCACCTCCTCCAGGTCGTGGGCGGGGGTGATGATCTCGGTGCGGATGACCTCGACCTCGAAAGGGGGCTTGGAGGCCGGGCGGCCCAGCCGGTGGCCGGTGGCCATGGCTAGACCCTCCCCCCGGAGCCGGCGGCCGGCCGGCGGAGCGGTTCGGTGGGGCGACCGGCGCCCGTCCCGCGCCCGCCGTCCCGAGCGCGCCCGGCCACGGTCCGCACCGGTCCCCGGCGAGGGGGTGAGCCGGTGCCGGTGGTGACGGACGAACCGGCCGCCGGCGGTGCAGGCCGGGCGGCCTTGCCGGCCTCCGCCAGCGGCAGGCGCACCTCCGTCAGAACCCACCGCAGGGGCGTCCGGCCGATTACCCCGTGCCGGACCACCAATCCCATTGCATTGAGGGCGGCCAGCCGGTCCAGGGCGCCGGCGGGCCCGTAAGCCGCCAGCTCGACCTCCAGCGGCACCACCTGCCCGGGCTTTAGGAGGGTGGCGCTCCAGTAGCCCGTCTCCTGCACCCCGGGCCAGAAGAAGGCCACCGACCAGCGCAAGGGCGCCGCCCACCGTCCCAGGAATTCCGGCCGCACCAGGATCTCGTAGAGCATCCCCTTTTGCCGGCCGCGGTTGACCACGGGCAAGCGGAACCGGACCCGCCAACACCCCGGGCTCCGGTCGACCTCGAGGATCTCCACCGCCCCGGCGTCGCAACGCACGTCGGCGTCTCCCTGGCGGCGCACGTAAAGGGCCAGGGCCGCCGGGCCCGCGGCCAGGCCGGCGAGGGTCCAAGCCAGCCAGCGCAAGGCGGTTCCTCCCCTGCGCCGCGCTCGGGCCAAGTCCGGGGCGACCCGTCGCCGGGGAGCCAAAAGCCGGCCCCTTGCGGCATGGAGCGCCGGCGAGCGCCCACGGCCCATGGGGCGGTGCCCCACCCATCCCGCTGCCCGGGGCCCGCCGGCCCCGACCGGACCGCAGCCCGGCCCGAAGGGGATGGTCGCCCATCCCGGCCGGTACGATGGCCCGGCGCGGCGCACCCGCACCATATGCACCAGCAGGAGGAACCGTCACGGCACCGCCCATCCTACCGGTCCCGGAGGTCCGGTGCCGGCTCGGGGCCCGCCTCGCCGCGGCGGTGGCGGATCACCCCGCGGACGATGGCCTCGGCCAGCTGGCGGCGCTTGCCGGCGTCGTGGAGGATGGCCCGGTCGTGGGGGCTGTCGACGAAGCCGAGTTCCACCAGCACGCCGGGCATGCGGGTCAGGCGGAGCACCCGGTAGCGGCCGGTCTGGATCTCGCGGTAGTTGTCCGGGTCGACCTTCTTGAGCTCGTCCTGCACCAGCAGCGCCAGCCGGCGGCTCTCCTCCCGGCCGGGGAAGTAGAAGGTCTGGGCGCCGAAGCAGGTGGGGTCGGGGAACCAGTTGACGTGGATGCTGAGGAAGTAGTCGGCGCCGTTGGCGTTGGCGATCTCGATGCGCGGATCCAGGTCCAGGTCCTCGTCGGTGGTGCGGGTCAGCAGCACCCGCGCCCCCTGGTCCCGCAGCAGCTTCCGCAGGAGGAACGAGAAATCCAGAGCGATCTCACTCTCGATGGTGTTGGAGGGCAAATGGCAGGCGCCGCGGTCGACGCCGCCGTGGCCGGGATCGACCACGATCAGGGTGCCGGCCAGGGGGCCCTGTTCGGGGGAGGCAGCCACGCCCGCCACCCGGCCCAGGGCCAGCAGCGCCAGGGCACCCAGGAGCAGCCACGGTGCCCAGCCCGGCCCGGCCGGGCCCCACCGGCCACGGTCCGGACCGCCCCCGTGCCCCTTCGCCGGCGCCGGGCCCCGCGATGCCCCGGACCCGCGGGCGGGCCGGCCGGCCTCCCAAGCCCCTCGGCGGAGAAAGGTCCCCCATGCCGGCTGGTTGCGCCACGAAAGCCAGCGCCCAAAAGCCCCGCCCTCCCGAACGGCAGCCGAGGGCGGGGTGCCCACGTCCTTGCCGGCGTCGCCGCGATTCAAGCCCCATGTCCCCCCGCCGGGGGCGGCCCGTGCCCGTCCCTGGGAACCCTCCGGCGGCGTCCCGGCGCCCGGTACCGTAGGGCGCAGGCCGCCGGGTGGGCGGTCGCGCCACCGGCGCCCCGGGGGCGGGTCGTCCCACCGGTGCGCCCGGCGCCGGCGGCCCCGCCGGCTCGCCGCGGCCGGTCGCCCCACCGGCGCCCCTGGAGCCGGCGGTCCCGCCCGCCGCCCGGGAACCGGTCACCCCGCGGGGCGCCGCTCACGGGCCGTACCAGAGCACGCACCCGGCGAAGACGCACCCGCACCGCTCCACCACGTGCTCCACGGCGCGGACCAGGATCTCCCGCGGGCGGCCCCCGCGAATGGTGAAGCTCTCCTCCACCATGCGGCGGATGGCAGCTTCCACCTCGCTGGCACTGGCATATGCGGTGTGCTCCATGATCATGCCGAACCGGCCGGGGTCATCCCGGCCCACGGCCACGGCCGCCGCGATGCGGGTCCCCGGCTCGGCCGATACCAGCCGCCCATAGGCGATGGGAACCAGGGCGCCGGGCGGAAGAACCAGCCGTTCCAGGGCCTTGGCACCCGGAGGCAGGATGCTGGAAACCTTCACCAGGTTGACGTTGGCCACCCCGGCGTCGAGGAGCGCCGCATCGAAGGCCGTCAGGGGCGTCTCGCCTTCGGCCCGCCCCGTCACCAGGGCAAACCGGTTGGGAATCGGCAACATCGCCACCGGCACCTCCCGGCCGTCCTTGCCGGCGCTGCCCGGGCCCGGGTCCGCCGTAGGCGTTCGACTCGGCCCGAGGCCGGCGCGGTTCACGCCCCATGCTATGGCCGTGGCGCCGCGGGGGTGCAGTACGGGTCCGGGCGGCCGCCGGGGCGACCGCCCGTCACCGCCCGTCCAAGACATGTCCACAGCGGAACGCCGGTTCATCCCCAACCGGGGCCGATTTGTCCTCACCATACCCGCCCTTATCCCCAGCCATCGACGCTTGTCCACAGTTTGTCAACAAGGAGCGACACGGTCTTCCAAGAAGGGACAAGGCGTCAGCGGCCTGTCGCGCCGGACCGGGGTCGCCCCGAAGGGGGAGGGCGGGGCGACCCGACGGTCCGGCCTCTGCCGATTCGACCCCTGGCTTCCCCCTGCCCCGAGTTCCCCAAGGTTGGAGGTGGACGGCGTGGCGTCCCCAGTCCCGTCCGGCCGGCATCGCTGGCCCGGCCTGGTGGAGCACCGGGCCGAACAGGCCGAGATCGAGCGCCTGCGCAACCTGCTCTACCGGCTGGCCCGCCGGCGGGGCTACGCCGATCCCCAGGTGGTCGAACTCAGCCGCCAGCTGGACGACCTGATCACGGCCTGGTACCGCGCCCACGGAGCGCCCGGGCGCCTTGAGCCCCGTACCCTGACGGCCTCTTGACGGCGGCCGGAGCGCCCCGGCCCCACCCCGCCCCGCCCCGGCACCGCAGTGGTAAAATCAACGGCATGAGCGACCGCCAGAACGTTCCAGACCTGCCGGCCGACGTGGACTGGAGCGCCTTCGCGATCGTCGCCGTCGACCTGGACGGCACGGCCGCCGGGCCCGACGGCCGCGTAAGCCCTGAGGGACTCCGCGCCCTGCAGGCGGCGGAGCAGTCGGGGTTGCACCCGGTGATCGTGACGGGCCGTGCCCTGCCGGCTGCCATGGGTGTGTGGCTGCGGGCCGGGCTGAGCCGGCCGGTCATCGCCTGCGGCGGCGCACTGGTCACCTGGCCCACCGCCGGCCGGGCCCTCCGGGAGCGCCCGCTGGACCCGGCGGTGGTCGACCGCGCCCTGCAGTGTGCCCGGGATCTGGACCTGATCCCCTTCCTCTACGGCGCCAGCAGCATCGTCACCGACCGGCGCAGCACCTGGCGGGACCGGCTGGCGCACCTGAACGAGATCCCCATCGCTGTTCACCCCGCGGCGGAAAGGGACGCCGGCGCCGGTTTGCCACCCGGCGGCCCGGCTGCCGCCCCCGCCCCGGTCCCGGCCCCGGAAACCGCCCCGGCTTCCGCTCCGGCGGATCCCCCGGCGGGTGACCCGCCGGTCCCTGCCGTACCCGCAGAAGCCGGAGCGGGCCCCGGCGGGCTGGCCGCCTGGCATCGGGGCCACGTCTACAAGGTGGTCCTGGCCACGGACCCCGAACGGGCCGGCGCCGTGCGCCCCGCCGTCGAGGAAGGGCTTCGGGGGCTTGAGGCCTGTTGCGTGGCCACCCTGCCCGGATTGCTGGAGATCGTGCGTCCGGACGCCACCAAGGAGGCGGCCCTCGAGGATCTCTGCCGCATGCTGGGCGTGCCCCGCCAGCGGGTGATGGCCATCGGCGACGGGGAAAACGACCTGGGGATGATCCGGTGGGCCGGGTTCGGCGTG
Proteins encoded in this window:
- a CDS encoding coenzyme F420-0:L-glutamate ligase, whose translation is MATGHRLGRPASKPPFEVEVIRTEIITPAHDLEEVVARYTRGRLQPGDVVAVSTKIVSITQGRLLRPEQLRPGTLARLVCRFIDQEGSCSSPYSLQAVIEHTGRWRVALAFLVGGASRLLLRRSGDFYRIAGYYARVIDDVMGTLAPFDKHIVLPPADPDGVAASLARALGPGIGACIVDANDLGKAEVVGASPGVDRQAVLVVMRSNPWGNTDQQAPLAILRPRSDERGPAATGGGAMPPAG
- a CDS encoding N-acetylmuramoyl-L-alanine amidase family protein; translation: MNRGDAGKDVGTPPSAAVREGGAFGRWLSWRNQPAWGTFLRRGAWEAGRPARGSGASRGPAPAKGHGGGPDRGRWGPAGPGWAPWLLLGALALLALGRVAGVAASPEQGPLAGTLIVVDPGHGGVDRGACHLPSNTIESEIALDFSFLLRKLLRDQGARVLLTRTTDEDLDLDPRIEIANANGADYFLSIHVNWFPDPTCFGAQTFYFPGREESRRLALLVQDELKKVDPDNYREIQTGRYRVLRLTRMPGVLVELGFVDSPHDRAILHDAGKRRQLAEAIVRGVIRHRRGEAGPEPAPDLRDR
- a CDS encoding pyruvoyl-dependent arginine decarboxylase, which translates into the protein MLPIPNRFALVTGRAEGETPLTAFDAALLDAGVANVNLVKVSSILPPGAKALERLVLPPGALVPIAYGRLVSAEPGTRIAAAVAVGRDDPGRFGMIMEHTAYASASEVEAAIRRMVEESFTIRGGRPREILVRAVEHVVERCGCVFAGCVLWYGP
- a CDS encoding aspartyl-phosphate phosphatase Spo0E family protein — its product is MASPVPSGRHRWPGLVEHRAEQAEIERLRNLLYRLARRRGYADPQVVELSRQLDDLITAWYRAHGAPGRLEPRTLTAS
- a CDS encoding HAD family hydrolase translates to MSDRQNVPDLPADVDWSAFAIVAVDLDGTAAGPDGRVSPEGLRALQAAEQSGLHPVIVTGRALPAAMGVWLRAGLSRPVIACGGALVTWPTAGRALRERPLDPAVVDRALQCARDLDLIPFLYGASSIVTDRRSTWRDRLAHLNEIPIAVHPAAERDAGAGLPPGGPAAAPAPVPAPETAPASAPADPPAGDPPVPAVPAEAGAGPGGLAAWHRGHVYKVVLATDPERAGAVRPAVEEGLRGLEACCVATLPGLLEIVRPDATKEAALEDLCRMLGVPRQRVMAIGDGENDLGMIRWAGFGVAMANARPEVRAAARLVIGHHAEEGVARFLQAVVARRAERRGEGG